In Colletotrichum higginsianum IMI 349063 chromosome 1, whole genome shotgun sequence, the DNA window ACTGGCGAGGATGCGTACAACCGTACAATGGCTACCAAGACATCACCCGCCGACGTAGTCATGCTGTCTGGAAGCAAGGATGACCAAACTTCGTATGCagcccctttcttttctttcccccgGTGCCCATTTTCTCCTGTAGTACACCATCTACCTTCGTGTAGCAAGCTCGACTCTGTGATGTTTGCGCTCGATGTTGTTGCCCCCCCTGGTGAGATGGCTTGTCGTCGCAAGCGGTAGAAGAAGCATGGAGTTGGGGTTCCCAAGCAAAGGGAGCAGACGCTGGGGTGTGCATGTTCTTATGTAATTTGGTGTCGGTTGAAGCAGGCCAGGAGGGCCCTTTTCAAAGCTCTAGATCACAGCGCTGCCTGTCAACGGCCGCGCTTTGTTTCTAGAGCGACGAGTCACGTTGAAGGGCCCCAAAGCCCACGAGTGTGGAAATGAGGGTTGGGTTCATATATGCCTGCTTTGATGGCGTTGCACAGTTAGGTTTACCGTTCACTAACTTTGACTACCAGGGCCGATGCAACGATTGCTGCTCAAGCCACCGGCGCAATGTCCTGGGCTTTCATCACGGCTCTGAAGAAGAACCCTCAGCAAAGTTACGTGCAACTTCTCAACAGCATCAGAGACGAACTCTCGACTCGCTACACGCAGAAACCTCAGTTGTCCTGCAGTCACCCTCTGAGTATGTCGTCCCATTTCGAATGCCACTTGTTTAGATTCATGTCGCTAATTTTTACAGACACCAATCTCCTGTTCGTCATGTAAATAAAACCTTGTATGTAAACGGCCGGTCCGCCCTGTACTTGTCACAGTTCTCTCTACTTTGGCCTCGACATCGTTAGCCACAGGGCTCGTTCGACGTAGGCAAGGCACGAATATCATTACTGAAAGGGAACTCTTGGGCAGGCAAAAAATGTCGATTCCATTTAAGTGCTATTCCGAGAGGTTCATGTTGCGGGTTAAGGAGTTTGTCTGTCTTGTCATCCTGGTGCTTGTTTTCTCCATTTGCTCCAGAACAGTTGGGAGGCTCAGTGCCCCTtcgccccccgccccccctggACTGAACCGCCAAAAATGGAATTCAATAAAAGTCGATTTTTACCACAACTGAACTGTCACAGGAAAGGGGTGTCCAATATTAGGCTGCATGTGGAATGGTCGTCCATGCATCTGGATGCGCAATGGGCTTAAAGCAGCCTGGCCTTTTCTAACATGACAGTAGCTTCACCACATACCCCCGGCAGAGATGGACATGGAACGAGAATGGTCACTTTTGCCAAGATACTCCATGCCTCATACAGTCTGTTCGTCATGCCGTGCTTTGTGATACAACTCCAACGTAAATGATTCATGATGGATCCAGACTCCGGTCTTACTCCATTCCTCTTGCCCATCCAATTAATCAACCAACAGTAGTAGGGAAAGCTGTAGACAAGGGAGACGCAAGCCCCCGGCCAGATGAAGACGGTGCGTCTCAGTCCTAACAGGCCAACAGTCATTAACAGCTGCCCGCCTCTCCAATTGTTTCCCCTGTTCGTCCTCACTCCCTTTCCCACCCCTAGTCTGCCGATCCCTCGCTAAAACGCGACTGGTAGTAAAATTCCAGAGAAgggtggttggttggtgggtgggtggtaGCCACTCGAAATGAACCATTGTCGTTTCCGCTCGCTGCCGCTGCAACATCAAGGGTAATGCAGACAAAACACATACAAAAAGAAGACTCTCTCCCGACGACACAGTTGCCAATGCAGAGGCAAAGGCGTGCCGGTggagaaaaaggaaaagaagatgTGGGTGATCGGTTGTGAGTAGCTGGGCGCCAGATTATGCAGCGTCTTCAGCTCGGTTGCGCCGCGATCCAATGAGGAAAGTGTTCCGCAGACGGGACCGTCGTCACTTTCGACAATCCGTCCGCTCAGAAGCATACTGGCTGCTGTCTTACACCTTTGAGAAAGAGCGCTTTCGCCCCATCAGGCCACAACGTCGTCTGCCGACACCACCTTCAGCTGCTTTCGCCGCTTGGTCTTGCGCATCTCGTCGACGCAGTTCGCCAGCCGCTGGCGCGTGGCCTCGTGCTTGGCCCAGTCACGCGCCGAGATGCGCATCCTGGCGATGAAGCGCGCCATCGTCGCTACCGTCTTGAGCGTCGGCCGCCCGGATGCCGTTGTGCCCTGCTTCTTgaccgtcgccgacgacgggggtGGCAGGGCCTTGCGGCTTCCGAGAAGCTCGCAGCGGATCTGCTCGAGTTCACGCAGCTGCGCCTTGTTGCTGTTTCGTGTGTTAATCTCATGAAATGCTGCAGCGGCCCAAGGGCGGTTGGGAGTACGTACCAAGCGTTGGCGATGTCTAGCTCCAGCTGCAAAAACTTCTTCGCGTACGCCGCATCGGCCCGCATGCTGACCTCGCGCTTCCACCGCGCCTGCATCCACTCCATCTGCAGCGTCATGCCCCGGAGCTCCTTGGTGTGCTTGGCTTCCGCGTTCTCGGCGGCACGGATGACTGTGTCGAgcgcctcgtccgtctcTCGCATCCTCTCGTCTGCAAAGCGGACGGCTTGCGGGTCCTTCTGCTCGGCCGCGGCAAGCTTCTTGAGATCTCTAATGTCCTTTTGCAGCTTCTCTGCGGTCAGGCGGTAGGCTGCCCGCTCGCTGCGTGCCCTGTCAAGCTTGCGGCGGAGGGAGCCTTCGGCGGCCATCAGTGCGTCGATAGTTTCCTGCTGCTGGATAACGTCGTGCTCGAGGGCGTCTGCCTCGGTTTGTGTCCTGCGCAGCATATCTTGGAGGTCTCTCTTTTCAGAAGAAGACATGTTGTCAATGTTCTGACGGCCGCGGGCCACGATTTGTCGGTCTTGCTCTGCCCTCTCAAGCTTATGTTTGAGTCGGTTGAGAGCTTTTTCGTGCAAAGCAGCACCTTCTTCGGCATCCCGCTGGGCGTCCTCGAGAGCCTGCTCAAGCGCAAGCTTCTGGTcttccaggtcgtcgagctgTGTTTGAAAGTCTCGCTCAAGTTGTGAGGCTCTGCGTTCAGCGTCGCGAGCCTTGGTCTTGAGTTCGTGGATTGATTGTTGAGCCGAGGATAGGTGGTAGCGCAGCTCGGACACTTCGGATTTCTTGGCTGAAGGGCTGGATGAAGCGGGAGACATGATCAGTCGAGACATCTCAGCGTCGTGGGCCTTTCGTTCGAGTTCCGTTATTTGCTTCTTGAGACCCTTGACAGCATCCTTGTGGGCTGCCTCTCGTTGAAGGTACTCCCGCTCCTTCTGCCGTGCTGTGGACAGATCGCGGCGGATGATGGACATCTCGCTATTGCCTTCACCGCCGTTGACGGGAAGTTGTTGCGTCATCGCCAGCTGGTCCTCATAGTCCTTGATGCGTCGCTCAAGCTCACGGATGGTGCGTCGGCTAGCAGCCGATTCATGACCTTCTGAGGAGGACACCTCTCGAAGCTTCGCTTGAAGCTGACGAATCTCTTGGTTGAGGCggtcctcttcttcggcggccttctcaatctcgtcctcgagcgaCTTCTCGACTGAGCGCATCTGCTCCGTCAACGCAGCGTTCTCGTCCTTCAGTCGCCGTACTTCGTTGTCAAGCTTCATTTTTGACGTTCTCAAGTCTAGTCGTTCGCGGTCGATGCGAAGTGTTTCTTCGCCATTATGATGCAGACGGTTCATCTCACTCTCGACCTCATCGCGCTCTGCTCTTGCCTCGGCCAGTGAGTTGCGCAAGGAATGCATCTCGAGGTTCAGGTTGGCAAGTTGATCCTGCAGCGACTGCTTTTCCCGGGATACCTTGTTCAACTGCACAGTTGATTCCGAGATCTGCGTCTGAAGTTGGTTCTGGAGCAGTTCTTTCTCCTTGTTCAGCTTGGAGACGAGCGAAGTTGCCTCGTCAAGCTGAGCACGAAGCCGGTCGATGGTCTGGTTCGACTTGGTGCTTTCTTGTGACACTGACACCGTCCCACGACGCACTTCATCCAGTTGCTGCTTCAAGCTATCGCATTCTTTTCTCGCAGCTTCCACCTCCTCACGAGACTGTTCAGACTCTTCGTCCAAAGTCGTTTGGAGAACTTCCACCTCATCCTCCAAGGCCTCGACCTTCTCGGTCTGGGCTTGGTAGTCTAATTGGGTCTGCCGTAATTCGTCCTGGACCTGTGACAGTTCGTTCCGAAGCTCGGTGAGCAGAGCCTGGCGAGACTCAAGATTTTGCTGAAGGTTCTCGATTTGTCGGGTGAGCGATGCATGTTCGTCTTTATGCCGTTGGGCCTCACTTTCCAGTGCTTCTTGTAGCCTTGACTCCTTGGTTGACAAGTTGCCCTCTGCTTCGCGTAACTTCTCAATGGTCCTCTCCAGCCCAACGGCCTTTTCCTCCGCCCGTTTGCGTTCCGACTCCAAAGTTTGGCGCTCCGTTTCCCATTTTTCACTGTCGTTGTCGTACAAGTTGTCTTTTTCGCGGATCTCGGCTTGGAGATCCGAGATTTCATCGTTTAGTCGGTCAATCTCATCTCTGTATTGGCCACGTATGTCTCTTTCGATCTCCAATGCGTGATCCCGTTCTTGGGTGAGGCTTTCTTCCAACTCATCAACAGATTTCTGTAGGCGCGCTACATCGCGCTGAAGGGAGGCGGACTCGCTCGTCAGTGCCTCATGACGGCTCTGCAAGAGGTTCTTCTCGTCTACCCTGGACTGCACCTCTTTTTTGAGGTCTTCCACCTGAGCCAGCAGCGACTGGCGCTCAAGGTCGGAGAGCTCCCGTTCTTGACGACCCTCTCGGGCGACACTTTTGAGGCTGTCTTTCTCTTTTGCCATTTCGGAAAGCTCCTGCTCGACTCTGGCTAGCTGAGAGCGATGTTCCCGATCTGCGACCTCGCGTTCGCGGCGGCtttccttggcggcggctttGAGGTTGTCGTTTTCCAGTACCGTTTCTGAGAGTTGTTTTTCGATGGCGGCAAATCTTGAGTCTGCCTCTTCCAGCTCAGTCTGTAACCGCAAAAGCTTTTCCTCCTTTTGGCGAGAAAGACCCTTGGTGAGCACCGATTTATTAGCCAGTTCGTCTTGGAGTTCTTCCAAGTCGTTCCTGGCCTGTTCCTTGTCTGCGATCGTCTGATTGAGCTTGTCTTTCATGTCGTTGACCTGCCCCTCCAAGCGACGGACATTGGTttccagctcgtcgatggTGTCTTTCGCCTCCTCCAACTCGTCGTTAGACTGCGCGTTCTGTTCGAGCTCAATCATTCGCCTTTGGGTATCCTTCATCTTGTCTTCCATTTCTTCCAGCTTCGTTTTGAGGTCGTCGATTTCGTCTTCGTGATCCCCGAGTAAACGCTCCTTTTCGCGAAGTTCCGCTTCCAGATCAACAATCTCGTCTTGCAGCTTATCCACCtggccttggtcttggtgtCCCTGGCTCAGCTGACGCTgcatgtcgtcgaggtcggcctcTCTGTCTTCCAGGGCTTGCTGTAGACGCTCAATCTCTGCCAGCTGCTTTTGATCTGCGTACTTCCGCTTGGCTCTTTCCTGCAGTTCCATCATTTGCTGTCGGTAGCTCTCGAGGTCCTTCTCTGCCGAGGTAAGGTGCTTCTTGTACTTGTGAAGCTCCCTCTGCATCGTCACCTTGTCGACCTTCAGCTCAGTATTTTCCTTCAAAGCCGCCTCGCTGAAGCCAGGACCGGCCTTTCGAAGGGCCTCTTCGAGGAAATGAATCTTCAGCTTGAGACCAAAGTTCTCCTTCTCGATCTTATCGATTACGCTTTCCTGCTCCCGAAGCGACAGTTGGTTCCCGTCCTGCAAAGGCCCCTTTCCGTCGCGCCGCGGCAGCACAACGAGGGGTGTGGTGGCAGTGCTCGTACTGTCCACTTCGGGAAGGGGGGTGCGATCCACGAATGAGCGAGACTGGTAGATGGATGTGTCGATGTTTGGGATTGGCGtcatgtcctcgtcgaccctGCCGAGTGCGGGCGTGTTCGGCACGGCGCCATTCTCCTTCCCCGATCTACGGCGGGTGCTGTTTCGCGTAGCCGACTTGAGCATGGGCGTGAACTCGGCCCCTCCAAGGCCGGCAGGCAGATTCTTCCGGTCAGCAAAGGGTCCGCGACCGCGCGGGGTGCGAAGGTTGATGCCCCCAGAGCGTCCATTGCGCAGTTGTTGAAGCAGGTTGTTTTCCTTTGCTGGAGGGGACTGGAACGAGGCCTCTTGTGAAATATCGAAGTCGGGCTGTCTGTTGAGGTAGGTCGCATCGCCAATGTTCGTTCGCGGCGTatcgaggccgtcgatgccTGGTGCCACCATCTCGATTGCGTTCGACTTGTAGAGAGGGGAATCGGTGCGCGGATTAGGATTGCGATCTCTTGGTTGTGGTCATGACAGTGGTTTGCAAGTGGTATGTATGAAAGGCGCGTGCTGGTGCAATACAGAGCAAGAAAGGCAAGTCGCGCGATGTCTTCAAGGCTATTAGTTGTCTTGTGGTCGCTATACTTGAAGAACCCGGTTGGTCGCGGTGTTGATAACGAACACTTTGAGAAAGCAAACAAGGGACCAAGGGTGCGCGGTCACATCCCAGACCGCGTTGTTTACTTGAAATCCCCTTCGGGACTAGAGTAGTGGGGTTGtgaaagaaaggaagaacCATAGTTTTTAACCAATGAGAAAAGGGCGCATTTAAAGCCAATCATCTCACCGAGAAAGCCAAGGTCCCCGTAGTTTAAGAATCCCATGGCAAAGTCCCACTTTTTGGTGACAAAACGTCAAGGGGCATAGGACCTTGGTCGCTGCCGGCTTGAGACACTACATGTGGGAAAGAGCTTCAATTTGTATTGCAACCGCTTTACGCCGCAAGCGGAAAGTCATTGTTCCTCGTTCCCTTTCCACAGAAATCAACTCATAACACCGAATTCAAAGTCTTCAAGAAGCTTCCGCCCCGGCTTACGAAAAGTTGCTGGCCACTCGAATATTCTGCATCAAATATCAATCAGTATAAGTCCCTTGCGATCACCCGCCAGGTTGGTTCCAACTGCGCTCGCGACTACAGGTGATCCTCGTTTCCGCACATTGTTCGTGCGTGCATACGGCTTTCGCTACCGCCATGCTCTCACTCGACCAGATCCCAGAGGAAATCCTTCACCAAATACTGCATTACATCTCACCGGAAGATAATCTGCTCCTAGTGCACTTGCTCTCCAGACGCCTGAACCAGCTTGCTCAAGAGCCGTTATTATGGCGGTACTACTGCATGCACGCCTTCAAGTTCTGGCACCCTAGCCACAATTTTGATGAAAAGTTGAAGGAGCCTGCGTCAAGGGTTGCTTGGAAAGACCTGTTTCTCTTCCGCAAGAGGAGGGATGCCAAAGTTGCCAGCCTCTTCAATGAAGTTTTGGCTACCAAATACGGACGAGCCAAGAAGTTTGGGGAAATATGCTCCCTCGGCTATGACGCAAAGGACTTCATTCTGAGCCAGGTTCAGACTCCAGACGCTGCCGATGATGTCTTGGCCAGGAGGTAGGAGTATTGGCACTCTAAGCCCCTCGGTTTTTGGCTAATCAACACCACTCAGATATTTCGGCAACGCCATTCTCTCTAGCGTCCGTCGTGGTGTCGCCATTCAGATATGGGATGACCTCCGCAGCGAGGAGGCATTTGAGTCACGGAGACCCAATCAAGTTCCGGAAGTCGTGCCGGGAAGATTAGAGCGCGCGCTCGCAGCTTTTGATATGTTCGTCATTCAAGATGACATTGGTGATGTAGATGATGTGAGACTTCTCCTGCTTGACACGTTTTAATCGTCTAACGATATCGCAGGTTTCACAAGCTCTGGACAATCTGGCCGCTGAGTTCCGGGACAACCACCCCCACTTCGACAGTCTGTGTATTAGGGAACAGTCCTTGACTTTGAACCGTTGGCTTAGATCCAACAACCTGACCGGTATGGTTGATCCGGAGACTAACTATCGTAACCTTCGGAACTGCCTCATCGGTCATGCACTCCGCGACGAGGCTCACCAGTCGCTCCCCAtggtctcggccgccatATTCTGCTGCATCGGTGAGAGGCTGGGCTTGAACGCACACTGTTGCGCGCTTCCAGGACACGTCCTTGCAATGGTTTTTGCGGCGCAGGACACAACACTGGACGGTTCCAGAGTCACAGATCCCTTGCGGCCCATTGAAAGGATGTACCTAGACCCATACGGAGGCGATGACGAGTTCGACAAAGAAACGCTTAGGGATTTCATCGCCCAGGTCGGATGGCATAGCCTGGATGTCGACAcaatggcgccggcggccgtctcgacTATGATTGGGCGGCTTGCGCACAACATCAGACATACGAACCTCTTCTTGACGTCCCAAGATGTTTCTGTCGAGAGACTGGCCGGTCTTGGAACCGGAACCGCTCTGCAGAATCTGGAGTTGTCTGTTTATGCCGCTGCTTGGGCTACCACGCTCCTCGATCCAGGCGCATTTGTGGACATCACGTCACATTTCGCACTCCGATTTAACTCGCTTCGCTTCGACGACGCTTGGCTGGTGGAGAAAATCTACGTCAATCGGCCACAGCCGCACGGCGACGTGTTTCTTGCCGCCCCAAACCCGGAGTACATACTGCGTCTCATTCGGCGAGCGGATGAGCTGAAACCAGTGCTTCGTGAgccgcagacgacgacggagtTCAAGGTTGGAAACGTCGTGCGGCATGGAAGATACGGCTTTGTCGGGGTCGTGATCAACGGGGAGATACCTCCTCAAGGGTCAGATTTATACTACAGGCTACTGTGAGTAACCCGTGATGATTAACAGTGGCCAACGTCGTACTGACACACTCATAGGACACCTCCAAGCATGCAGGGAACATTCTCGCTTGTCAAAGCTTCAAGCCTGGAGCTTGTACAGGATACCGAGGAGGCCAAAGCAGCGATATTTCCTGACACGGGGCTCTTTTTCAAGCGATTTGATAAGGAGAGGTGCATTTTCATTCCATCGAATAATGAGCTGGTATACACACCGTTGTGATTTGCATGTCATTGTCATTTCCGGGACGACCGAGGCATATACATACATAGCTCTAATAATGGTTATCATGGTCTGCAAATCTGCATCCCCTTCGTCCCTTCCTTCGATAGGTATTTGCACACCAATGGTCGCAAAAGATGTTGCTGTCAGAGAGGCTTGCTTTTCGCCCATGTCCACCCAAAGCCACCCGCTGTTTCCGGAACCAAATCAACGCCCGTCGTGTCTTGAAAAGTTTGCATCATTTCTCCGCGAAAGCCTACGCAGTGCCAATTTTCTTCACGCCCCTCTACACATCAATAGCCCAGTCAGCGAGCACACCGTGATCGGCTAGTTTCTGCACCCAGCAGTTGATGGCGGGAGAGTGGTCCTTCTGACGTCCCTGGACGCggtcttcgtcttccttcATGAGGGCGATCTCCGCGTTATACTCCCCTATCAGTGATTTCTGTTCTGTCACCAAGTCGCTGTAAAGTTCGAAGAGCTCCATAGCCTCCATGGACGGATTGttgaccttcttctcgaAGGCTGGATCAGCTCCCGCCCTTTTCAAGTCAatgccgaagccggcgaggCGCCCTGTCTCGCCAGGTTTCAGAGGTTGCTCATTGCCTGCTACTAGACGTTTCCAGCTGTTAAGATTTTCAGTGCGGTTGCCAAGAAGCTCAAACGAACGAATCGTGCGCGCAAGGCTCTCAGAGACGATGGTCAGGGGGCTCTTGCACAGGGCGAGCAGGTTGAACGACAGGGCACTCTCTTCGAACTGGAGCATGCGCGCCTGAATCTCGGGACGGACGAGGTTGGCCCAATGGACGCCGTCTTCAAGGGGGCCAAGGCAAACGGGTCTCGTCTTGAGGCCATCCAACTCCCATACCGAGCCATTAGCTGGTACGTAAGCGATGAAGTGGTAGCCCGACTCCGAGTCAATCTTTTGCTTCTTGGCcctcttggtcttcttggaCGGTCCTCTAcgctttttcttcttcgagtcggcggcttcggtcTCAAGGAACAGGTCCGCGTTCAAGTGATCCATTCGCCTGGTGAAGGAATTGTGGACAGAGCGGATGAATGTGTTTGAACTCAGGGCGTGGCCACGAAGTGGAGTGCTGAGGTTGCTCGTTGAATCCTTGAACGCTTGAAGATTTGTACCGAGATCGACGCCCTCGCAGTTCATGAGAATGTTCGTCATTGCGACGGTTGCGCAGGCATTGTCTGTGGTCTGTACGCGTGTCAGTGTCCGTTGTAAGATAGGGGAGAAAGTCCTGATGGAAACAGACTTGGTTCGCGAACCATATATCCCGCCCATCGACgacctcatcgtcctcgtaGTTCTCGGAAAAGTACTGGTAGAGAAAGATGAAACCGTAAACGGGTTGAGGAAGAGTCGCAACATagtcctcgtcgaccgagAATACTTCCTGAACCTTCACATCCTTGACGCCCATTTCTCGGAGCATGGCGTTAAAGAAAGCCTACCGTTCACGTCAGACGGGGTGTGCCGGATTGACAGTCTGGAAAACATACCGGTTCAGACTCCACCTCACACCAGCCTTCCCACTCCTGAAGTTCATCCGTGGCTATGGGTGCCAAAGCTTCACGGAGTAGCATCTTGTAGTCCCTTGCCTCCCGAGAAGCGACAGCGGCGGTTGCGGCTTCGGTCGCCTTCCGCTTAGGATTCCGTCTCGAGTCGGCCATAgcggcttcgccgtcgacctccaAAGGCGACTCCTTCCGCTTCAAGGCACGAGATGTTCTTGCCTGAGAAACGGACTCGCCTGCTACGATAGAATCGGCATCGAGCTCTAGACTTTTCTCAACGCCGTAGATCTCGCGTGTGTTGCCTGCAGTTGGGTTTTTGTCAGATTTTGGCTGCGACTCGGTTGTTGCCACGGCTGTGCCTCCCCACGCCTGGCGGCTTCGCAGTTGTCGTCGACCCAACTCAGGACGCGAAGGTGTTGTAGACGGCATTCTGCCTGGAACGACTAATTTGGCATGTTCTGTTGCTTGGCCGAGGTCTTTTCGACAATGAAACGAGGACGCCTTTGGCGACAATCGAAAAGTTCGTGAGACAAGGCAGGAGATAGGAGGTAGGAGGCTTGGAGAGCGTGGCAGGGGTTGGTGGCAGTGAGAGAAAGGACTAAGTAAAAATTCAGAGAAAACTGGAAGTCCGGGTGTCTTGGGAAGGGCAACCTATAAATGAACCAAGGCGGAACAGGATGTCACTGCTGAACACAGACAGGCATTTTTTCGTCTGTTCTGTTTCTTGCAAGGGACTTCGATGAAGGTAAGAGGTTTTGGTTTTGGGGCTGGCAAACAAAGTGCTTCATGACGGAATGAGCCACATTGGCAAAGGAGGACGAAACACTTGACAAATCCATTGGCTGGCCAGTTTGTGCCGCTGCACACAAGAGATTTGGGGGGGATGGCAGCTGAGCTTTATCCAAAACAAAAATACACAAAGAGGCTGACGTCTACATGTTGAGGCATCGCGAGTAAGTAGGAAACAAGCCATGTAGACCTCACCTGATGCAGATTAGCTTCGCCTCACAAATCTATACGAAAGCAGGGACAGTTTAAGAGCCCAGCGCCACTCCAATCACTTTACCTTTGATATCGAATGCCCCAGAACCTTGGGCCGGGATTAGAAGTTGCGTTCAAGCTATGATCAATATCGTTGATAGGAGTGTTGTGTAACGGTGAGGGTTGTTTGTGCCTCTTCGACACGCTTCAGC includes these proteins:
- a CDS encoding Microtubule associated protein is translated as MVAPGIDGLDTPRTNIGDATYLNRQPDFDISQEASFQSPPAKENNLLQQLRNGRSGGINLRTPRGRGPFADRKNLPAGLGGAEFTPMLKSATRNSTRRRSGKENGAVPNTPALGRVDEDMTPIPNIDTSIYQSRSFVDRTPLPEVDSTSTATTPLVVLPRRDGKGPLQDGNQLSLREQESVIDKIEKENFGLKLKIHFLEEALRKAGPGFSEAALKENTELKVDKVTMQRELHKYKKHLTSAEKDLESYRQQMMELQERAKRKYADQKQLAEIERLQQALEDREADLDDMQRQLSQGHQDQGQVDKLQDEIVDLEAELREKERLLGDHEDEIDDLKTKLEEMEDKMKDTQRRMIELEQNAQSNDELEEAKDTIDELETNVRRLEGQVNDMKDKLNQTIADKEQARNDLEELQDELANKSVLTKGLSRQKEEKLLRLQTELEEADSRFAAIEKQLSETVLENDNLKAAAKESRREREVADREHRSQLARVEQELSEMAKEKDSLKSVAREGRQERELSDLERQSLLAQVEDLKKEVQSRVDEKNLLQSRHEALTSESASLQRDVARLQKSVDELEESLTQERDHALEIERDIRGQYRDEIDRLNDEISDLQAEIREKDNLYDNDSEKWETERQTLESERKRAEEKAVGLERTIEKLREAEGNLSTKESRLQEALESEAQRHKDEHASLTRQIENLQQNLESRQALLTELRNELSQVQDELRQTQLDYQAQTEKVEALEDEVEVLQTTLDEESEQSREEVEAARKECDSLKQQLDEVRRGTVSVSQESTKSNQTIDRLRAQLDEATSLVSKLNKEKELLQNQLQTQISESTVQLNKVSREKQSLQDQLANLNLEMHSLRNSLAEARAERDEVESEMNRLHHNGEETLRIDRERLDLRTSKMKLDNEVRRLKDENAALTEQMRSVEKSLEDEIEKAAEEEDRLNQEIRQLQAKLREVSSSEGHESAASRRTIRELERRIKDYEDQLAMTQQLPVNGGEGNSEMSIIRRDLSTARQKEREYLQREAAHKDAVKGLKKQITELERKAHDAEMSRLIMSPASSSPSAKKSEVSELRYHLSSAQQSIHELKTKARDAERRASQLERDFQTQLDDLEDQKLALEQALEDAQRDAEEGAALHEKALNRLKHKLERAEQDRQIVARGRQNIDNMSSSEKRDLQDMLRRTQTEADALEHDVIQQQETIDALMAAEGSLRRKLDRARSERAAYRLTAEKLQKDIRDLKKLAAAEQKDPQAVRFADERMRETDEALDTVIRAAENAEAKHTKELRGMTLQMEWMQARWKREVSMRADAAYAKKFLQLELDIANACNKAQLRELEQIRCELLGSRKALPPPSSATVKKQGTTASGRPTLKTVATMARFIARMRISARDWAKHEATRQRLANCVDEMRKTKRRKQLKVVSADDVVA
- a CDS encoding F-box domain-containing protein encodes the protein MLSLDQIPEEILHQILHYISPEDNLLLVHLLSRRLNQLAQEPLLWRYYCMHAFKFWHPSHNFDEKLKEPASRVAWKDLFLFRKRRDAKVASLFNEVLATKYGRAKKFGEICSLGYDAKDFILSQVQTPDAADDVLARRYFGNAILSSVRRGVAIQIWDDLRSEEAFESRRPNQVPEVVPGRLERALAAFDMFVIQDDIGDVDDVSQALDNLAAEFRDNHPHFDSLCIREQSLTLNRWLRSNNLTGMVDPETNYRNLRNCLIGHALRDEAHQSLPMVSAAIFCCIGERLGLNAHCCALPGHVLAMVFAAQDTTLDGSRVTDPLRPIERMYLDPYGGDDEFDKETLRDFIAQVGWHSLDVDTMAPAAVSTMIGRLAHNIRHTNLFLTSQDVSVERLAGLGTGTALQNLELSVYAAAWATTLLDPGAFVDITSHFALRFNSLRFDDAWLVEKIYVNRPQPHGDVFLAAPNPEYILRLIRRADELKPVLREPQTTTEFKVGNVVRHGRYGFVGVVINGEIPPQGSDLYYRLLTPPSMQGTFSLVKASSLELVQDTEEAKAAIFPDTGLFFKRFDKERCIFIPSNNELVYTPL
- a CDS encoding Ubiquitin carboxyl-terminal hydrolase, whose amino-acid sequence is MPSTTPSRPELGRRQLRSRQAWGGTAVATTESQPKSDKNPTAGNTREIYGVEKSLELDADSIVAGESVSQARTSRALKRKESPLEVDGEAAMADSRRNPKRKATEAATAAVASREARDYKMLLREALAPIATDELQEWEGWCEVESEPAFFNAMLREMGVKDVKVQEVFSVDEDYVATLPQPVYGFIFLYQYFSENYEDDEVVDGRDIWFANQTTDNACATVAMTNILMNCEGVDLGTNLQAFKDSTSNLSTPLRGHALSSNTFIRSVHNSFTRRMDHLNADLFLETEAADSKKKKRRGPSKKTKRAKKQKIDSESGYHFIAYVPANGSVWELDGLKTRPVCLGPLEDGVHWANLVRPEIQARMLQFEESALSFNLLALCKSPLTIVSESLARTIRSFELLGNRTENLNSWKRLVAGNEQPLKPGETGRLAGFGIDLKRAGADPAFEKKVNNPSMEAMELFELYSDLVTEQKSLIGEYNAEIALMKEDEDRVQGRQKDHSPAINCWVQKLADHGVLADWAIDV